A stretch of DNA from Juglans microcarpa x Juglans regia isolate MS1-56 chromosome 5D, Jm3101_v1.0, whole genome shotgun sequence:
TTCTTTACAGTTATATTTggacagaaaaataaatgaaaagtttaGCACACATACATTGATATAtaggagaaaattttgaaagacaAATCAATTTTGACGAGATTGAGGGTTGCCACACGAATTCTTAGTACTGTTCAATTCTAACAAGACTCAGAACACTAGGGACAGTGAAATACATGTACAAAATTTACAATCTCAATGAAGCAATGCATTATTTACCCAATTGTCAACTATCTTGTATCAAATTGATTGGCTCGCTCAAAACATACTTGGGTAGTTCATATTTTGCACCTGCAATGGAGATTCTGTAAGCTAGATGATAGGTAGGTcaattcacggttgcaaatatcttttctcgataggaaaattagataaaaagatgaagaataaagGAGAGAAGTTTGAGGGGGATTAGGCACCTCTCTCATCATAGCAGATTGTCAAATCAGCACTCTGAACGATCACACCAGCACTATCCACAATTACTTGTGCAAGAGTTAAGTCAGCTTCAGTAGCAGCTCGAAGTGCCTCCCATATCTCTGGAAAGAATAAAACATTCACTGTTCAGATATCTTCATTCTTCCCCCACCATCAACAAATTATTTCTTCAGGACAACTTCTTGCATGCCAAAAGAATTGTACACGTGAAGACAAGCGAAACTCAAAATCTCGGGCTAAAGAGAAACgtatattcttattattaattattttaatgggaACAAGAGAAGGAATACAACTGGACTACTGGAAGCAGCCCATTTGGCGAGATTGCGTGCTGCAGAATTTGCACTACTATGATCAACACAGAACTGAACAAGGGAGCAACAACCAGGACCTTTATGCAATTAGCTTCATAGTAATAGAGGTAAGCAGTTGGTactattttcataaaaagatgggacaagaatttaaaaaaaagaaaaagaaaaaatatgtttgTGTGAAGTTGGGCATTCATAGTTATCACAACGTTCTAATAAGAATGTCATGAAAACTCAATAGAAATTAGGCCCGGTTATTCAAGAATCACTCcgactcatcttatctcatatcatcatcacaactttttcaaattttcatacaaaataaaataaacaattcaaccttttcaaatctcaaaacaataataatattaaaaaataatattctaacaatattttattcaactttcaactttcatctaaaaccatctcatctcatctcactatccaaacctcacctaAGACATTAAAATACAGCATTATCCATTTGTCCAAGAGATGTACCATGGTATGAGAGAATGTGGATGTTGACCTTAATAAGTGGATGAAGAGGGAGACCTTAATATTACGTCATGAGTGAATCCTAATGTAGACATTAGTAAATATTCCTTTTAAAGCTGTGTGATGCCCCAAAAGATGGTTGATCATTAACGGTGTAGATACATtctgtttgaatgttaattactaaaaataaaatagtgtaACACATTCAGTCAAGGATAATAACCAGTGCGTTTAAATCATTAAACTTCAGCAAGTTATTCCAAgttttggagaaagaaaaggtGAAAGAGGCGAGTTCCTAACTTCAGAttagttgttttgttttcctAGTTGATATCTCAGGATTCTGCACAGAGTTTACACAGTAGGGgggcaatgttttttttttttgataagtaacacaGTAGGGGGGCAATTAGAACCTGAAAAATAATACGACAGACAAGTGAACTGACAGTGCAAGGTATTTAAACAACCATCAGTCATCAGGAATCAAAATACAATAAGTTATCAGAAATGAGTGCTCCAACACTATGAAAAACTTAAGTATATCTTCAAAGCCATCAGTGATTGGCATGTTAAAAACATGGTCTACATGAACGtcggacaaaaaaaaaaaaaaaaaaaaaaaaaaagaaaggaaaaagaaaaaaataaacttaatgcATAAGTGTGCAAGTCCTACTTCTGTGCAGGCTTCATATTTTCCCTGGATGGCATTCTCTAGAAGGATACAAAAAATTCAAGAGTTATAATG
This window harbors:
- the LOC121266154 gene encoding ubiquitin domain-containing protein 1-like isoform X1, translated to MGCTGSSRAKGDENAQKIRKPKPWKHSEPITRTQLVQMRDEFWDTAPHYGGQKEIWEALRAATEADLTLAQVIVDSAGVIVQSADLTICYDERGAKYELPKYVLSEPINLIQDS